The Primulina eburnea isolate SZY01 chromosome 13, ASM2296580v1, whole genome shotgun sequence genome includes a region encoding these proteins:
- the LOC140809426 gene encoding uncharacterized protein, whose product MPSSDSFLRQLSNKEGWKSTSRRWVGGRGWGSSLEQMEGMNNVCYGSETGFFVVKKRVMVLVDQSSYSKHAMMWALTHVANKGDIITLLHVVPSSEFDKSSSHFLVSTLGSLCKACKPEVEVEALVIQGSKLGTVMSQVKKLEVSVLVLGQKEPSSLLYCLCLKSSTEEFVEHCIDTLECLTIGVRKQSGGVGGYLISTRWHKNFWLLA is encoded by the exons ATGCCAAGTTCAGATTCATTTCTCAGGCAACTAAGCAACAAAGAAGGATGGAAATCAACTTCCAGAAGATGGGTTGGCGGTCGAGGATGGGGATCTAGCTTGGAGCAAATGGAAGGGATGAACAACGTGTGTTATGGGAGTGAGACGGGGTTCTTTGTGGTGAAAAAAAGAGTAATGGTTTTGGTGGATCAGTCTTCGTATTCTAAGCATGCAATGATGTGGGCTCTGACTCATGTTGCTAACAAGGGTGATATAATCACTCTTCTTCATGTCGTGCCTTCTTCCGAGTTTGACAAATCTTCGTCCCATTTCCTTGTTAGCACGCTTGGGTCACTCTGTAAGGCGTGTAAGCCTGAG GTTGAAGTAGAAGCACTGGTGATCCAAGGATCAAAGCTAGGCACAGTGATGAGCCAAGTCAAGAAACTTGAGGTGTCTGTTCTTGTTTTGGGTCAAAAGGAGCCTTCATCCTTACTCTATTG CCTGTGTTTGAAAAGCAGCACGGAGGAATTCGTGGAACATTGCATCGATACTTTGGAATGCTTGACTATTGGAGTGAGGAAACAGAGCGGAGGAGTTGGTGGATACCTTATCAGCACAAGATGGCACAAAAATTTCTGGCTTTTGGCTTAG
- the LOC140810063 gene encoding UDP-galactose transporter 1-like has translation MEESIFCQWSVIRSILAILQWWGFNVTVIIINKWIFQKLDFKFPLSVSCIHFISSAIGAYLVIKVLKLKPLILVDPEDRWRRIFPMSFIFCINIVLGNVSLRYIPVSFMQTIKSFTPATTVILQWLIWKKYFDWRIWASLIPIVGGILVTSVTELSFNMLGFFAALFGCLATSTKTILAESLLHGYKFDSINTVYYMAPFATMILAVPAMLLEGPGVVEWIHKSPSLFSSLVIIFGSGVLAFCLNFSIFYVIHSTTAVTFNVAGNLKVAVAVTCSWLIFRNPISAMNAVGCAITLLGCTFYGYIRHMLSQTPGAPRTPRTPRTPRVIAELIPLVNEKVDDKV, from the exons ATGGAGGAGAGTATTTTTTGCCAGTGGAGTGTAATTCGATCCATATTAGCTATTCTCCAGTGGTGGGGTTTCAATGTCACCGTTATTATTATCAACAAATGGATCTTTCAG AAACTGGATTTTAAGTTTCCGTTATCAGTGTCATGCATTCACTTTATATCTTCGGCAATAGGTGCATACCTGGTAATTAAAGTGCTAAAACTAAAGCCACTCATTCTGGTTGACCCTGAAGATCGCTGGAGGAGAATTTTTCCCATGTCATTTATATTTTGTATCAACATAGTTTTGGGAAATGTGAGCCTGCGTTATATTCCGGTTTCTTTCATGCAAACCATCAAATCTTTCACCCCTGCAACAACTG TTATCTTGCAGTGGCTTATctggaaaaaatattttgactGGAGAATTTGGGCTTCTTTGATTCCAATTGTTGGAGGGATTTTAGTCACTTCTGTCACCGAGCTGAGTTTTAATATGCTGGGGTTTTTTGCTGCTTTATTTGGCTGTCTTGCTACCTCTACAAAAACCATTCTTGCGGAGTCTTTGTTGCATGGATACAAATTTGATAG CATAAACACAGTATACTACATGGCACCTTTTGCAACTATGATCTTGGCCGTACCAGCTATGCTGCTAGAAGGACCGGGAGTTGTGGAATGGATTCATAAATCTCCGTCACTTTTCTCGTCCCTAGTCATCATTTTCGGGTCTGGAGTGTTAGCATTTTGCCTCAACTTCTCGATTTTTTACGTAATTCACTCCACAACTGCTGTGACCTTCAATGTTGCCGGAAATCTTAAG GTAGCGGTTGCTGTTACGTGCTCATGGCTGATCTTCCGGAACCCAATTTCCGCAATGAATGCGGTTGGATGTGCTATAACCCTTTTGGGATGTACCTTCTACGGGTACATTAGGCACATGCTTTCACAAACACCTGGAGCTCCTCGTACACCTAGGACGCCTCGGACTCCAAGAGTTATAGCAGAGTTGATTCCATTAGTCAATGAGAAAGTAGATGATAAAGTTTGA